A section of the Trichomycterus rosablanca isolate fTriRos1 chromosome 6, fTriRos1.hap1, whole genome shotgun sequence genome encodes:
- the LOC134316724 gene encoding immunoglobulin-like and fibronectin type III domain-containing protein 1 yields the protein MFKKSSKLSDQMATGQVGIRKKSKVPGVIIAQFVEEVPEGKSHPDFTRKPIALTIQEGKLAVFKAIVIGDPEPVVTWARNNGDVSDAQLYQMKFDPVSREHTIEMPNVKPEQADTYKCFATNEFGRASVTVMLNVIEVGYKKDKVNKANTEIDPSELKFALKRKSKVCPKAEQKKDGELDPKFWEILLSANKKDYERICSEYGVTNFRWMLKKLNEIKKEREEEQAEFVKNISNLKHIEVKSNGMASFEIDLDLLDPTSKIYMYKDGEMIECSRDMDTEVKHSLKQAGKKYVFTIRDLLPNDAGLYQLDVEGVTMFSTDLKIPKVDFLVKLQEVKAKEREDALFECVLSNPFPKIMWMGKNTPLEQGEKYDISVSEDKLIHRLVVKDCMMVDKGIYAAVAGIKSCNAWLIVEADNDPNLHGKKKARKTTQAGGSGLDLAKIAAEQQDKLQKEKEEIISAIKTAPPESNASSGSGSDSGFGLEDGSGFADDSAAGDTSGCTGNEQLGETDCGPETLDGDGRSDSEKCVEDANLTQVEISTTRPADSASSKDSSQNDGQLCDSKPKNNQVHKVQKLSSEDDSKSKDEDTPKPVIQSCKDSDSDRNKLEANICTSNATMADGDAPQFDPDDLYKFSKPVVVKVGQNASFKMSFQTQDSLEVKWFKDGSEMKNGGEVKVIKEPTHSCLQVKNCLPLDAGEIKIQLKNSFGTVEALSRLIVLGKPSSPKGPLEVLESTSSVIELKWKPPSDDGGSEVKKYLIERQQTGQSLWKKMGEVSANHVTFRDRNVSHGKTYTYRIYAENSEGIGDPLVSDSIMAGTLIFPGAPAPPKVVSAFKNCINLEWAPPEKDGGTKILGYQLEKCKKNTNQWVALNPINEPIEALKYSVKDVSEGSEYEFRVSAINASGAGEPSDPSVMVCAKNPNMKPCFKDPEDFIVVRAGNFARIIVNYEASPPPDIKWSRDNEPVSPWFKIVNTEGTSTLIIPNSKRSDSGVYTITAKNSSGQASFDIEVRVTDEPKQPGPVTLEQIVDGKLIITWVPSPDQELDDRLHYMITEHDSETRIWHTIADRLFCNTYTTNVQSGHQYHFKIYAKNDMGLSEPSVSPTWGFNSIKGSLFKPSPAMVTLVKPPSISVPLKVHTPPKGYQCFMTCAVRGCPTPYISWYLDGICINSNKHYYITNAHGVCSIYIRRVEPEDAGEYKLVAVNSFGTAECSAKLRVKD from the exons ATGTTCAAGAAATCTTCAAAGTTGTCAGACCAGATGGCTACAGGCCAAG ttGGCATTAGAAAGAAATCCAAAGTACCTGGCGTGATCATTGCTCAGTTTGTGGAGGAAGTACCAGAAGGAAAGAGTCATCCGGACTTCACCCGCAAACCAATTGCACTGACGATTCAAGAAG GAAAACTAGCCGTTTTTAAGGCCATTGTTATAGGGGATCCAGAACCTGTGGTCACATGGGCCAGAAATAATGGAGACGTCTCTGATGCACAGTTATACCAGATGAAGTTTGATCCTGTTTCTCGTGAACACACAATTGAG ATGCCCAATGTTAAACCAGAACAAGCTGATACGTACAAATGTTTCGCAACTAATGAATTTGGCAGGGCTTCAGTCACCGTCATGTTAAATGTCATTGAAG TGGGatacaaaaaggacaaagtAAACAAAGCAAACA CTGAAATAGATCCAAGTGAACTAAAGTTTGCATTAAAGAGGAAAAG TAAAGTTTGCCCAAAAGCAGAACAGAAAAAAGATGGTGAACTTGACCCAAAGTTCTGGGAGATTTTGCTAAGTGCTAATAAAAAGGATTATGAGCGGATTTGTTCTGAATATGGAGTGACTAATTTCCGATGGATGttaaagaagcttaatgaaataaaaaaagaaagagaggaaGAGCAAGCAGAG TTTGTTAAAAACATATCCAACCTGAAGCACATTGAAGTGAAATCTAACGGCATGGCATCATTTGAAATCGACCTGGACCTTTTAGACCCCACTAGTAAGATATACATGTACAAA GACGGAGAGATGATTGAGTGCTCCAGAGACATGGACACAGAGGTGAAACACAGCCTCAAACAAGCGGGCAAAAAGTATGTGTTTACTATTAGAGACCTCCTTCCAAATGATGCTGGCCTTTATCAGCTAGATGTTGAGGGTGTAACCATGTTTTCTACTGACCTAAAGA TTCCAAAGGTGGACTTTCTGGTAAAGCTTCAGGAGGTTAAGGCTAAGGAGCGAGAGGACGCCCTATTTGAGTGTGTTCTGTCCAATCCCTTTCCAAAAATCATGTGGATGGGGAAGAATACCCCTCTTGAACAGGGAGAGAAATATGACATTAGTGTGTCTGAAGACAAGCTAATTCACCGACTGGTTGTGAAGGACTGTATGATGGTGGATAAAGGCATATACGCTGCTGTGGCTGGAATCAAGTCCTGCAATGCCTGGCTGATAGTGGAAG ctgacaatgatccaaaccTGCATGGTAAGAAGAAAGCCCGTAAGACAACCCAGGCTGGAGGATCAGGCCTCGACCTGGCTAAAATTGCAGCAGAACAGCAGGATAAGCtgcagaaagagaaagaagagaTCATATCAGCCATTAAAACAGCCCCACCAGAGTCAAATGCATCTTCTGGGTCTGGATCCGACTCTGGCTTTGGTCTTGAGGATGGTTCAGGTTTTGCTGATGATTCTGCAGCTGGAGATACTTCTGGATGCACTGGGAATGAACAGCTTGGTGAAACAG ATTGTGGGCCAGAAACTCTTGATGGTGATGGAAGGTCAGACTCTGAGAAGTGTGTAGAAGATGCAAACCTGACACAAGTAGAAATCTCTACTACAAGGCCTGCAGATTCAGCCTCCAGTAAAGATAGCTCTCAAAATG ATGGTCAGTTGTGTGACTCCAAACCAAAGAATAATCAAGTTCATAAAGTTCAAAAG CTTTCTTCAGAAGACGACTCTAAAAGTAAGGATGAGGACACTCCTAAACCAGTTATACAAAGCTGCAAGGATTCTGACTCAGACAGAAATAAACTTGAAGCAAATATCTGCACATCAAATGCGACGATGGCAGATGGAG ATGCTCCACAGTTTGACCCTGATGATTTATACAAGTTCTCCAAACCTGTGGTGGTGAAAGTAGGTCAAAATGCATCCTTCAAGATGTCATTCCAAACACAAGATTCTCTGGAGGTCAAGTGGTTTAAGGATGGTTCTGAGATGAAGAATGGTGGTGAAGTGAAAGTGATAAAGGAACCAACCCACAGCTGCCTTCAAGTGAAAAACTGCTTGCCATTAGATGCTGGAGAAATTAAGATCCAGCTTAAAAATTCTTTTGGAACTGTTGAGGCCTTATCCAGACTTATTGtgcttg GTAAGCCCAGTTCACCGAAAGGCCCATTAGAGGTCTTAGAAAGCACATCCTCAGTAATCGAACTTAAGTGGAAACCACCAAGTGATGATGGTGGCTCAGAAGTGAAGAAGTACTTAATTGAGAGGCAGCAAACAGGCCAAAGTCTGTGGAAGAAGATGGGGGAAGTGTCAGCAAATCATGTCACTTTTAGGGACAGAAATGTCTCTCATGGCAAGACATATACCTATCGCATTTATGCTGAGAACTCTGAGGGTATTGGTGATCCACTGGTGTCTGACAGCATCATGGCTGGCACTTTGA TATTTCCTGGTGCTCCGGCTCCTCCTAAAGTGGTCAGTGCTTTCAAGAATTGCATTAATCTTGAGTGGGCTCCTCCAGAGAAGGATGGTGGAACCAAAATCCTGGGCTACCAACTGGAGAAGTGCAAGAAGAACACAAACCAATGGGTGGCTTTGAACCCCATTAATGAACCCATTGAAG CATTAAAATATTCTGTCAAGGATGTATCTGAAGGATCCGAGTATGAGTTTAGGGTGTCAGCAATTAATGCATCAGGTGCTGGAGAACCCAGTGATCCCTCTGTCATGGTCTGTGCTAAAAATCCTAACA TGAAACCTTGTTTTAAAGACCCTGAGGACTTCATAGTCGTAAGAGCAGGAAATTTTGCCAGAATTATTGTCAACTATGAG GCCTCCCCACCCCCAGACATCAAATGGTCAAGAGATAATGAACCTGTGTCTCCATGGTTTAAAATTGTCAACACTGAAGGCACTTCAACGCTCATCATACCCAACTCAAAGCGCTCGGACTCAGGGGTGTACACCATCACAGctaaaaactccagtggccagGCTAGTTTTGACATAGAGGTTAGAGTAACAG ATGAACCCAAGCAACCAGGCCCAGTGACGCTGGAGCAGATTGTCGATGGTAAACTCATCATCACATGGGTTCCATCACCTGATCAGGAGCTGGATGATCGGCTGCACTACATGATAACAGAACATGACTCTGAAACACGCATATGGCACACAATAGCTGATCGTCTCTTTTGCAACACCTACACCACCAATGTCCAGTCTGGGCACCAGTACCACTTTAAAATCTATGCCAAAAATGACATGGGATTGTCTGAGCCATCAGTTTCACCAACATGGGGTTTTAACAGCATAAAAG GTTCACTATTCAAACCTTCACCAGCTATGGTGACGTTGGTGAAACCACCCTCAATTTCTGTCCCTCTAAAAGTCCACACTCCACCAAAAGGCTACCAATGCTTCATGACCTGTGCCGTCCGAGGCTGCCCAACACCCTATATCTCTTGGTATCTCGATGGCATCTGTATCAACTCTAATAAACATTACTACATCACCAATGCTCACGGAGTGTGCTCCATTTACATCCGCAGAGTTGAGCCTGAAGATGCTGGCGAGTACAAGCTGGTGGCGGTCAATTCATTCGGGACAGCAGAGTGCTCCGCTAAACTTAGAGTTAAAg ATTGA